GAATTAGCCCCTGCCGTAGCGGCGACAGGCGCCCGGGACCGGCGCAGCCGCGCTGCGCTGCGCGATGATCGCCCGGCACAGCCGGGCTCCCACAGTGGTCCGATGGCTGCGGGAAACGCTGGAGTAGTCGGCGATTCCGTTACGCTGTCAGGCGCCCGCCGACCGTCACCCTGGCCGGGCGGGCACAGCCCCGCTCACGCCGATGCTTGCAGCCGGTGTCGACGAGCCGCGGGGGCAGCTTCGCGCGGTTCCCGGCGCCGGGCTTGCCCCGGCCGAGTCAGACGCTGATCCGCCGCCGGCCCGACGCAGCGGAGCCGACGCACGCCAGCCCGACCAGCAGAAGCGCCAGAGTGTCGCCTTCCGGCACGGCGCTGATCTGCCCCTGTATCCAATCCTGGTAGGCCGCGACCACGGTGCCGCCACCGACGGCACCGAACTCGACATTGTTGCCGCCGGTGCTGCCGTTGAAGGCACCTATACCCGCCAGCAGCCAGGTGTCGCCGCGCTGCACGAACACCGGCGCACCGGAATCACCGCCTGCGAAGCCGGCCTCGCGGTTCGCGCCCAGGCTCCCGGCGCCCCACACGCCGTTGCCCGTCGGGCCATCGAAATCGAACATGAAGACTTCGTTCGCCCCGTTGGCGACATCGTCGTCCGCCAACAGCCGGTCCACCACGTTCTGGCCGACGCGCTTGACGTTCGGGTTCGCTGGCGTCGTCGCGCCGGTGCCGTTGCCGCCAGCGCCGTAGCCGACCATGGTGATGATGTCGCCCTCGCCAAGCGGAGCACTCGAAAGAGCATAGGAGGGGATGCCGCCCTGGACCGGCGCTGCCAGGCGCACCAGGGCGAGGTCATCGTGCCAGACGCCATCCGCACCGGGCGTGGTGCCGGCGTACCCGGAATAGACGAATACCGCCTCGGCGGCGAAGGTCTGCATGACGCTGCCGTTGACGTTGACGTTGAACTGGATGCTGCCCGGCGCACGGCCGCTGACCACATGCGCGGCGGTGAGCACGTAGCGATCGCTGACCAGCGCCCCGCTGTAGGTGCCGCCGCCGGTGCTGAGCGAGCCGACGCCGGCCCAGGGCGACAGGAGGGTATTGGAATCGACGCCGCTGCCGCCGACGATGGCCTGCGCACCGGTGGAGGCCAACAGGGCCAAGCCCGCCAGGGCGCGGCGCATCGGAGGGGCCGCAGTGGCGTTCGTCATTGTTCGTTCCCTTTGTTTGAGTTTGCTTATGTGGGTTTGTGCCTTGTGGCGTCACGAGCGGGCCGGGTCTTATCTCAGGGCGCCAGCTGGATGCGGTCCTGCGGTCCGGGCGCCACGCCGGCCGGGTTGGCCGTGAAGTAAGCCTCCAGGGCATCCAGGTCCTGCGCGCCGCCGAGGCGGTTGCTGCCTTGCTGCAGCACGTAGATCTGGTCGCCGCCGTCGGCCAGGAAGCTGTTCACCGTCACCCGGTAGCTGTCCGCCGGGGCGATGGGCACGCCGTTCAGCTGCACGGAGGCCGGATCCACGTTGTCGCAGGGGGTGCCCTTTTCGCGCCAGGCGTAGGTGAAACCTTCGGACACCTGCAGGATGCGATTGAACGGCTGCCCGGCAGCCGGCGCCCCGGCCGGGTAATCCACTGTACAGCCGGTGAACTGCTGTTCGAGCAGGGTGTGGATCTGCGCGCCGGTGAGGCTCAGCGTGACCAGCGAGTTGCCGAACGGCTGGGTGGTGAAGGCCTCGCCGTAGGTGACGTCCCCGTCGGTCTTGCCGGGCGCACTGAACGGCAGGTCGGCGCGGATGCCGCCGGGGTTCATGAAGGCCACGACGGCATCGCCGAGGCCGGCATCGTCGGTGGCATCGAGCTGCGCATCGGCGATCACGTCGCCCAGCGACGACTCGCCGGCGGCGTTGCTGGTGCGGCTCAGGGTGGCGGTGATCTTGCCGATCACGCGCTTGCGCGGGCCGGCCGACAGCGCCACGTAGTTGGCCACCAGCGGCGTGAACGCCGGGTCTTCGGCCACGGTGGCGTTGTTCGGAATCGGCACGTTGTTGGCGGCCACGCTCAGCACGTCGCGACGGCGGGTGTCGATGGTCAGGTCGATGTCGCTGACCAGCCGTCCGAACGAACCGGCCGAGGTCACCCGCACCGGCACGCCGTCGCGGTTGGCGATCAGGCAGTTGTACGCGCTGTGGGTGTGGCCGGAGATGACCAGATCGACCTCGCCAGCCAGGCGATTGACGATGTCCACGATCGGGCCCGACACGCCGTCGCAGCCGTTCATGCCACCGCCTGTAGTCAGGCCGCCCTCGTGGATCAGCACCACCACGGTCCGGATGCCCCGCGCGCGCAGTTCGCGAATCTGCGCGTTGACGGTGTCGGCTTCGTCCCGAAACTCCAGACCGGCCACGCCGGACGGGGTAACGATGGTCGGCGTGCCTTCCAGGGTCATGCCGATGAAGGCCACCTTGTTGCCCAGGAAATCCTTGACGCCGACGCCGGGAAACAGCGTCTGACCGCTGGCCGTGTCGACCACATTGGCGGCCAGGAACTCAAAGCCGGCACCGGCGAACTGGCCGTCCTTCAGGTCATCGGTCAGGCCCAGGCCGGAGTTCGGGTCGGTCGGGTGGTTGCCGCCGTTTTGCATGCGCAGCAGCTCGGCGCGGCCCTCGTCGAACTCGTGGTTGCCGACGGCGTTGAAGTCGATGGCCAGGCGGTTCATGGCCTCGATGGTCGGCTCGTCGTGGAACAGGGCGGACACCAGCGGGCTGGCGCCGATCATATCCCCGGCCGACACCACCGCGTGCAGCGGATTGGCGACGCGCAGGCCGTTGATTACGGTGGCCAGGCGCGCCACGCCGGGGTTGCTGCCGGCCGCCTCGATGTTGCCGTGAAAGTCGTTGAACGCGATCAGCTTGACCGTCAGCTGTGCCCCGACCTGCGATTGCTGCGCGGCCGCGATCAACTTCGCCCGGTCGACAGCCGGCAGCGCACCGCCTTGCATGGGCGCCAGCGTGACCTCGGTCACGTGGCGCAGGAAAGCCGCGCGGTCGCCCCAGGGGTCCTCATCCAGGATCAGCCCGTCCAGCGTCTGGCAGCTGGCGTCGATGGTGCGGTCGGCCACGCCGGTGTCGAAATCGCCAAAGCGCACATTGCCGCTGGGCGGGGTGCAGGCGGCCTGCAAGGCTGGCGCGGCCAGGCCGGCCAGCAGAAGAAGGGTGGCGGTTTTGCGGTCCATCGGGGTGCTCCCTGTCGGTTGTCGGGTCCGGCCGCGCGCACGGCGGCTTTCGTCGGGCAGGGATGCTAGGGCGCCGACTTGACGGTGCGAGGACAGTTCCATGACAGGTCTGTGATACCGCCCGCCAGACCACATGACGCGCGCCGCGCAGCTTGCCATGCAGTGCCACGCCGTTTCGATGTGCCCGCGCCAGCGTGGCCTGTGCGGTCAGTTCGCAGCCGGTGTCTGAGCGCATGACCGCAGGCCGACCGCGCCGCGCACAGACCCCATCGCGCATCCACGTTCTCAAGGACATACGCAAAGTCGACTGGATCGCGCCCCGCTCGTCACTCAGGGCCGGATCGCCGGGAACCGCAAGTGGTACGCGCGGTCTATTTTTCGGGACCGTTCAACCCGGAGGACGCGATGACCAAAGACCACGGCCCGTCCATCAAGGACGACGCGCGCTACGAGAAACTGCGCGAGCACGGCTACGGCAAGGAAAAGTCCGCGCGCATCGCCAATACACCCCGGCACACGGCCGCCACCCGTGGCGGCAAGGCTAGTGATTACGAAGACCAGACCCGCGCGCAGCTCTACGACAAAGCCAAAAAGGTCGGGATTCCCGGCCGTTCGCGCATGCGCAAGGACGAACTCATTCACGCGCTGCGCGATCACTGAAGGGCCCCGCCGTGCCCCGTCCGGTCTGGCGCGGTCACATCGCCTTCGGGCTGGTCAGCATCCCGGTGGTGCTGTACGCGGCGGAACACCGCAGCGAGCTGGGCTGCTGACCTTACTGACGCCAACTCGTCGCCGACGGCGCGCAGCAACAAGGCAATCGTTTCCGGAAAACGGCATAGAGCCCGACGCTGTGCAGGGCCATACAATCTGCTGCGTGGAATTTGGATGCCGCGCAGGCGCAACAAGTACAACGCACTCCACGTCACCGCTTCGCATGCGGGTCGTACACTCATCCGCGCGCCACCGCCCACTACCCCAAACACAGGAACCCACCGTGTCCGCCTTGTTCCAGCCCTTCAAACTCAAGGACATCACCCTTCGCAACCGCATCGGCGTGCCGCCCATGTGCCAGTACTCGGCCATCGACGGCCGCGTGACAGACTGGCATCAGGTGCACCTGGCCGGGCTGGCGCGCGGTGGCGCCGGGCTGGTGGTGGTGGAAGCCACGGCGGTGTCGCCCGAGGGCCGCATCACGCCCGGCTGCACGGGCATCTGGAACGACGAGCTGGGGCAGGCCTTCGCGCCCATCGTGCAGGCCATCAAGGCCGGCGGCGCGGTGCCGGGCATTCAGATTGCCCACGCCGGGCGCAAGGCCAGCGCCAACCGGCCCTGGGAAGGCGACGATCAGATTGCCGACGGCGATCCGCGCGGCTGGCAGACCATCGCGCCGTCGGCCATCCCCTTCGGCGCCCACCTGCCGAGGGTGCCACGCGCCATGACGCTGGACGACATCGCTCGAGTGCGGCAGGACTTTGTCGATGCGGCCCGCCGCGCCCTGGATGCCGGCTTCGAGTGGCTTGAGCTGCACTTCGCGCACGGCTATCTGGCGCAGAGCTTCTTTTCCGTGCATTCCAACCAGCGCACCGACGCCTACGGCGGCAGCTTCGAGAACCGCAGCCGCTTTCTGCTGGAAACGCTGGCCGCGGTGCGCAAGGTCTGGCCCGAACACCTGCCGCTGACGGCCCGATTCGGTGTGGTCGAATTCGACGGTCGGGATGAACAAACGCTTGCCGAGTCCATCGAACTGACCCGTCGCTTCAAGGCCGGCGGGCTGGACCTGCTCAGCGTCAGCATCGCCTTCACCACCCTGAACGCCAAGGTTCCGTGGGGACCAGGCTTTCTGGGTCCGATCGCCGGGCGCGTGCGCCGCGAAGCCGGCATCCCGGTGGCCTCCGCGTGGGGCTTTGGCGAGCCGGCCGTGGCCCAGAAAGCGCTTGAGGATGGCCAGATGGACCTGGTGCTGATCGGCAAGGGTCATCTGGCCAACCCGCACTGGCCGTACCAGGCGGCGCGCGAGCTGAACATCGACAAACCGGCCTGGGTATTGCCGGCGCCGTATGCGCACTGGTTGTCTGCCCTGCGCTGAGTTGGCAGGCGCCGCCATGCTTGGCTGAGCGTCAAGCGCCGGACGCGGCCATGGCCGTGCACAACAGCACGCACGGCCAGCATTCAACGAAACGCCGAATCCCCATTTGTCAGACTGCGCCGCACTGCAAAACGGCCCAGCCCCATGCCAGGGGCGGCGCTTCGGAACGCGCGGCATTGATCCCCGTGGGCACGCAGCACCGTGCCCACGCGTGCAACGCGAAACGCTTGCCACTACCGCGAACGCATACCTCCGTCCACACGCAATACCGTCCCGGTGATGTAACGCGCCTCGTCGCTGGCCAGAAACACCACTGCGTCGGCGATATCCTGGGGTTCAGCCCAACGGCCCAGCGGCGTCGCCTGACTGATCAGGGCACCGACCTGCGGATCGTTCACGTACGCGGCCGTCATCGCCGTCTTGACGCCACCGGGCGCCACCCCGTTGACGCGCACGCCAAGAGCGGCGACCTCGACCGCAATTTGGTTGATCAGGCCGATCGTGGCGTACTTGGAGGCGGTATACGCCGCGCCTCCGCCGCCGGCACCAAGCCCGGCCACCGACGCCGTCATGACAATGTTGCCGCCGGTCTTCCTCAGCTCGCCGATCGCAGCCTGGCACGTAAAGAAATACCCCTTTACATTGACCGCCATGACGCGATCGAACAGCGCCTCGTCGATCTCGCCAAACGGCAGAAAGCTGTCGAAAACCCCAGCGTTTGCAAACACCACGTCGAGCCTGCCGTGCGCCGCCACGGCCTGTCCCACCAATGCCTCAACGCTGGCTTTACGGGTGGTATCGACCTGGCCGAACGCGGCCTGTAGCCCATGGGCGCGGATTTCCGCCGCCACCGCCTCCCCACGCGCGGCGTCGATGTCCCCAATCAGCACAGCAGCGCCCTGCGCAGCAAATGTGCGCGCCGCCGCGGCTCCGATCCCCGAACCGCCACCCGTGACTATCACCGACCTTCCATCGAATCGAGCCATGTCCAATTCTCCCGAACATTACGGCGGCACGCTGCCGACTCAGCCGCATTCCCGCACCGCCATTTGTGGGTCGCTACGCACCACCCCACCGTGTCTGTTCTTCTATACGCGCGCGCTGACCACCACGCTTCGGCGATTCACGCCTCCCGCGCTCGCAGGCGCCCGCCTTGCAATCGAGCCCACCCTACTGCACCAATCGCTTGAGTGCTTCTATATCAAATTCCTCAACCCGCGCGCCCGGCGGATCGATCACCCAACTGGGTGTCGACACTAGTGCCGTTGCGTGCATACGCTGATAATCCTGCGTGATGTTACCCGCGAAATACATTACATCCTGACCACGCCCGTTCCGGGCCACAGAAAACCGGTTAATCGTATACCGCCAAAACTCGCCTTTTTTGTCAAATGCCTCACTGGACAGCACCAGCGGCGAGTACGGACTGGCGGACATCCAGACGATTTTCCTCGACAGCAAATGCGTGGCCTCGGGCGTAATTTCAAGTTTATAGGCATCAACTGGCTCCCACCGATCAACCGGCTGCCAATGCGGCGCATTCTTGAAATCCATGCCAGGGATGTCAGCCAACTTCGCCTTGTCTGGATCCCACATGAATGGCGGATCGCCGTGCACAATTGCAAGCACTTTTCTTTTTTCAATTAATTTGACTTGTTTGTACCACGTCGGGTGGGCATTTAGTCCAAACAGCTCATCCTGCAAAAGATCCGTTCCTTGCACCGGATCCGCCCACGACCCGCTCGATAACCGCCGCACCCTGCGCAGGCTCCGAACATACACATACACATCATCAAACCGCGCGTCACCGTAACGTACCTGAAAGGTACCGCTACCCCGAATATCCTCAGGACTCAAACCAATGAATGTTTGTAGGATTCGCCGCGTACCATCCCCCATAGTTGGCTCGCCCGAATTACGCCCTAACAGATAAAAACGCGCGAAACGATAGGTATTAACCGTCTCGATGCCTTTCTCGCCACCGATGGTCACCACCATCATCGGCGAAAACACATTGACGTCCCCATAAATCGCTCCGTAGGCCTGGTTATAAACCACTTTATCCCCCGCGTTTGGATCGGCCTCGTCGATCTCCGGAAACGGCGCGCCGGCCACAAATCCGGCTACCCTCCGCGTCGCAGCATCGAACCGGACTTGATTAGAGTATTGACGCGTGCGCTCGAGCTTCGACGGATCCTCGGGCAATTCCGACGCTGGGTAAAGCATCATTTTAAGACCATGGTTTTTTATGACCCACTCCTGACGCTCGGTCAGCAATTGCCCAATGCTCACTCCAGCCAGCGTCTTGCTCTTTAGTTCATCAATATTCTGCGCTGACATGACAGTGCCGGCTGCCACCTCCTCCGCGCGCGCCGCAGTCACTCCACATTGCAGCACTGACAACAACAGCATGCCCAGCCACGGAGCCAACGCTCGGCCCGCTCGGCCGTGTTTTTGCACATATCCGTTTGTCATTGAGTCTCTCCTTAAGTAAGGTCCCAGCCTGGACGGGCTTGGCCCCGCGGCCAAAACCACTCACAC
This Immundisolibacter cernigliae DNA region includes the following protein-coding sequences:
- a CDS encoding trypsin-like serine protease, with the protein product MRRALAGLALLASTGAQAIVGGSGVDSNTLLSPWAGVGSLSTGGGTYSGALVSDRYVLTAAHVVSGRAPGSIQFNVNVNGSVMQTFAAEAVFVYSGYAGTTPGADGVWHDDLALVRLAAPVQGGIPSYALSSAPLGEGDIITMVGYGAGGNGTGATTPANPNVKRVGQNVVDRLLADDDVANGANEVFMFDFDGPTGNGVWGAGSLGANREAGFAGGDSGAPVFVQRGDTWLLAGIGAFNGSTGGNNVEFGAVGGGTVVAAYQDWIQGQISAVPEGDTLALLLVGLACVGSAASGRRRISV
- a CDS encoding bifunctional metallophosphatase/5'-nucleotidase gives rise to the protein MDRKTATLLLLAGLAAPALQAACTPPSGNVRFGDFDTGVADRTIDASCQTLDGLILDEDPWGDRAAFLRHVTEVTLAPMQGGALPAVDRAKLIAAAQQSQVGAQLTVKLIAFNDFHGNIEAAGSNPGVARLATVINGLRVANPLHAVVSAGDMIGASPLVSALFHDEPTIEAMNRLAIDFNAVGNHEFDEGRAELLRMQNGGNHPTDPNSGLGLTDDLKDGQFAGAGFEFLAANVVDTASGQTLFPGVGVKDFLGNKVAFIGMTLEGTPTIVTPSGVAGLEFRDEADTVNAQIRELRARGIRTVVVLIHEGGLTTGGGMNGCDGVSGPIVDIVNRLAGEVDLVISGHTHSAYNCLIANRDGVPVRVTSAGSFGRLVSDIDLTIDTRRRDVLSVAANNVPIPNNATVAEDPAFTPLVANYVALSAGPRKRVIGKITATLSRTSNAAGESSLGDVIADAQLDATDDAGLGDAVVAFMNPGGIRADLPFSAPGKTDGDVTYGEAFTTQPFGNSLVTLSLTGAQIHTLLEQQFTGCTVDYPAGAPAAGQPFNRILQVSEGFTYAWREKGTPCDNVDPASVQLNGVPIAPADSYRVTVNSFLADGGDQIYVLQQGSNRLGGAQDLDALEAYFTANPAGVAPGPQDRIQLAP
- a CDS encoding DUF7218 family protein, which codes for MTKDHGPSIKDDARYEKLREHGYGKEKSARIANTPRHTAATRGGKASDYEDQTRAQLYDKAKKVGIPGRSRMRKDELIHALRDH
- a CDS encoding NADH:flavin oxidoreductase/NADH oxidase, which codes for MSALFQPFKLKDITLRNRIGVPPMCQYSAIDGRVTDWHQVHLAGLARGGAGLVVVEATAVSPEGRITPGCTGIWNDELGQAFAPIVQAIKAGGAVPGIQIAHAGRKASANRPWEGDDQIADGDPRGWQTIAPSAIPFGAHLPRVPRAMTLDDIARVRQDFVDAARRALDAGFEWLELHFAHGYLAQSFFSVHSNQRTDAYGGSFENRSRFLLETLAAVRKVWPEHLPLTARFGVVEFDGRDEQTLAESIELTRRFKAGGLDLLSVSIAFTTLNAKVPWGPGFLGPIAGRVRREAGIPVASAWGFGEPAVAQKALEDGQMDLVLIGKGHLANPHWPYQAARELNIDKPAWVLPAPYAHWLSALR
- a CDS encoding SDR family NAD(P)-dependent oxidoreductase; translation: MARFDGRSVIVTGGGSGIGAAAARTFAAQGAAVLIGDIDAARGEAVAAEIRAHGLQAAFGQVDTTRKASVEALVGQAVAAHGRLDVVFANAGVFDSFLPFGEIDEALFDRVMAVNVKGYFFTCQAAIGELRKTGGNIVMTASVAGLGAGGGGAAYTASKYATIGLINQIAVEVAALGVRVNGVAPGGVKTAMTAAYVNDPQVGALISQATPLGRWAEPQDIADAVVFLASDEARYITGTVLRVDGGMRSR
- a CDS encoding DUF1329 domain-containing protein → MTNGYVQKHGRAGRALAPWLGMLLLSVLQCGVTAARAEEVAAGTVMSAQNIDELKSKTLAGVSIGQLLTERQEWVIKNHGLKMMLYPASELPEDPSKLERTRQYSNQVRFDAATRRVAGFVAGAPFPEIDEADPNAGDKVVYNQAYGAIYGDVNVFSPMMVVTIGGEKGIETVNTYRFARFYLLGRNSGEPTMGDGTRRILQTFIGLSPEDIRGSGTFQVRYGDARFDDVYVYVRSLRRVRRLSSGSWADPVQGTDLLQDELFGLNAHPTWYKQVKLIEKRKVLAIVHGDPPFMWDPDKAKLADIPGMDFKNAPHWQPVDRWEPVDAYKLEITPEATHLLSRKIVWMSASPYSPLVLSSEAFDKKGEFWRYTINRFSVARNGRGQDVMYFAGNITQDYQRMHATALVSTPSWVIDPPGARVEEFDIEALKRLVQ